From the genome of Salvelinus namaycush isolate Seneca chromosome 10, SaNama_1.0, whole genome shotgun sequence, one region includes:
- the si:ch211-212d10.2 gene encoding Rieske domain-containing protein, with protein MASENEEESASSVSWRLIGPASELSKKQCRLMHSSLGYGSDVCLFYVKGEFFAMDARCAHSGGPLCDGDIEDADGLLQVFCPWHDYDFNLRTGQSGTGLQQQVYKVKLEDGSVYVKHASPLSLQTFPSSKKS; from the exons ATGGCGTCTGAGAATGAAGAGGAAAGTGCGAGTAGCGTTTCATGGAGGCTAATAGGCCCAGCCTCTGAGCTTTCCAAGAAGCAGTGCCGTTTGATGCACTCCTCCCTCGGCTACGGCTCCGATGTTTGCCTGTTCTACGTGAAAGGGGAATTCTTCGCCATGGATGCTCGCTGCGCTCACTCGG GTGGTCCGCTGTGCGATGGAGACATTGAGGATGCAGATGGTCTTCTGCAGGTCTTCTGCCCCTGGCATGACTATGACTTTAACCTCAGGACAGGACAATCAGGGACTGGTTTACAG CAACAAGTGTACAAAGTCAAATTGGAGGATGGCAGTGTGTATGTGAAGCACGCAAGCCCTCTCTCATTACAGACCTTCCCATCCAGCAAGAAGAGCTGA